From Mesorhizobium sp. Pch-S:
ACGCTGGCAGTGACCGGCGGCTTTCATAGTGGTGCCAGCCTTGAGTTGACCGAACCATCTTATGTGATCGGTTCGGACAGCGGTTCGGATATCGTCCTCAGGGATCCCGGCATCGCCTCACTCCACGCCAGGCTTCACCGAAAGGGTAACCTGGTTGAAATCGAAGCGATCGGCGGGGACCTGGAACTCGACGGTGGCGAAACCATCCGCAAGGGCCAGGGCTGCCGGCGCCGGCTGCCACTCGGCATTTCGTTGGGCGATGCACGGTTGCGACTCACGGGAGCTGAACCGGTTAAAAGCCGCTGGACGCTCTCCCAGCGTCCGTTGCTTGCCGGTGGCGTTTTCATCGCTGCGGTTTTTGCCATTTCCGTTGCCGCCAACGGCCTGTCCATCGCGAAGACCGATGACAAGGCTGCCAAGCTTGCGCTCGCCGACGGCGAGGTAACGGGAAGCATTCCGGGCGCCGACGCCGAACATCTGGCTGCCGCACAAACGGCATTGATCGAGCGGCTCGGGCAATCGGGACTGGGCACCGTTTCAGTCGGACGTTCGGCCGAACGTCTGGTCGTTTCCGGCACGATACCCAATGCACAATCCAGCACCTGGACCGAAGTCCGCACATGGTTCGACCAGAAATACGGACAGGTACCCCTGGTGTCGAACATCGTGGTCGGCGATGCCGCGCAGCCACCACGTCTCACCCTGCAGGCGATCTGGTATGGTGAGCGCCCCTATGTGATCGCCGGCGACGGCACACGCTACCATGAGGGCGCTTTCACGAATGACGGCTGGACCATCAAGGAGATTGGACAGACCGCGCTCGTGCTGACAAAGGGCGGCGCCACGGTCGCGCTGAAATACCAGTGAACCGCCGCGTCGACGGGCCACGTTTCGACGCACGGCCAGATTCGATCGGCAGGGATGGGCATGCGAACGCTTCCCACCCTCAACCGATCGAACGCCGGCGCCTGAATGGCGTCAACCGGACCAAAACAAAGGGCGCAAACTCCGCTTCCGGCACCGATGGACTGGAAGCGGAAACCTTGGGCGGGCCATCTGCGAGCACCACGGGCAAATCGCTCGACGAGATCCTCGCGGAGTTCGTCATGCCGGAAATCCCCGAACCGGCGATCCTGCGGCGTTCGGTGCCCATTCTGCACCATTTCATCACGGAGGTCGTTCCCGATCTGGAGGGCGGTGAGCCGCTGAGAGCGCTTGCGAGAACGCTGATGCAAGACGAGATCGAGCGTCACCGGGAGTTGCTGGGACGTCTGCAAGGAGGGACTGGAACCTGACCGGGCCACGCGAGGCTGCACATCTGCTGCATGTCCTTGGCCATCTCTATGGATGTCACGGCCAGGCCAGGCGGGGGGCAGTCTATCTGTTGATTGCAGCACAGCTTTCCCCTGAAGACCCCGGCGTACTGAGAACATTGGCACACCTGCTCATCCTGGATGGAGAAGCGGACAAGGCGCTCGCCACAATCGCCAGGCTGGAGACACTGGAAGGAATGCAACATCCCACCCTTCACCTCCTGAAAAGCCGCGCCTTGCTTGTCGCGGGACGCAAGCCGGAAGCGCGTGAGGCGTTCCAGCGCTTCCTGGCGAAAAGGCAGGTGCAATGACCCTTTCGCAACGGCTGCTATACTTGCTCGGCAAAGCATCCCAGCGCGGTGACCTGGTCATTGCAGTGCTGATTCTGGTCGCTGTGGTGATGATGTTGATCCCGCTGCCGACTTTCCTGGTCGACGCGTTGATCACCGCAAACATCGCGCTCAGCGTGCTGATCCTGCTGGTCGCGTTCTACGTTTCGCATCCGCTCGAATTCTCTTCGATGCCCTCCGTCATCCTGATCGCCACGCTGTTTCGGCTGGCAATCACCATCACGACAACCCGCCTGATCCTGTTGCAGGCCGATGCAGGCGAAATCATCACCGCCTTTGGCAATTTCGTCGTTGGCGGCAGCATCGCGGTGGGGCTGGTGGTGTTTCTCATCATCACCGTGGCGCAGTTCATCGTCATCGCGCGTGGCGCCGAGCGTGTCGCGGAAGTGGCCGCCCGCTTCACACTGGACGCCCTGCCCGGCAAGCAGATGAGCATCGACGCGGAACTCCGGAACGGCGATATCGACCAGGCTGAAGCCAGGCATCTGCGCCGGCAACTGGAACGGGAAAGTCAACTCTTTGGCGCGATGGACGGCGCCATGAAATTCGTCAAGGGCGATGTCATCGCGGGCATCGTCATCATCCTGGTGAACCTCATCGGCGGCTTCACCGTCGGTACGTTGCAGCACGGCATGTCGATCGGGCAAGCCGCATCCACCTACTCCCTTCTCACGGTTGGCGATGGGTTGGTGGCGCAGATCCCTGCCCTGCTCGTCGCCATCGCGGCCGGCACGATGGTGACGCGTGTCGGCGGTGCCGATGGTACGGAGGATCTCGGCAGGCAGATCAGCTTCCAGTTGCTGCGCGATCCACGTGCGCTCGGCCTTGCCGCGCTGATCATGATGGGGCTGGCGCTGGTGCCAGGTTTCCCCAGCCTTGTCTTCGTTGCACTCGGCATCGCCTTCGGCGCCGGTGCCTTCATGATCCATCGCAATGCCCGCCGCGAAGACGAGCCGGCGGAGACCTTACCCGCAACAACTGTACAAGAACCTGAAGGCGTACTCGCGCTCGATGGTGGTGCGAGGCCGTTGCTCGGCTCCAGCCGCATCATCGTCAGACTTGGCAAGGCACTCGCCACCGAAGTGGCCGAGCCGCAATTTCGGCAACGGACGGAGGCGATGGGTCGAAAGATCTTCGAGGATCTCGGCGTCGAGATTCCAGCCATCGGAGTTGACGTCAGCGAGACGATTTCCCCGCGCAACATCCGCATCGACCTCGAAGGTGTGCCGATCCTGGAAGCCGAAATCCCGGCCGACCGGGTGCTGGTCGAAACGGAGGCAAGCCATCTGGAACTGCTCAGCCTCACCTATGAGGACGGTGCCGCCCTAGTCGGGCAACGCAAATTCTCCTGGGTCGACCGGGACGGCGTTCCGGCGCTGGAAGAGGCACAACTGCCCTATTCGGAGCCGCTTGATATCGCTTCCAAATGGACCGCGCATGCACTCCAGCTCTATTGCGGCCATTTCGTCGGCATCCAGGAAACACGCAAGCTGCTCTCCGAGATGGAGACGGACTATGCCGACCTGGTACGGCAGACCGCCGAGATCGTACCACTGCAGAAGATCGCCGACGTGCTCAGGCGGCTGGTGGCCGAAAACGTGCCTATCCGCAATCTGCGCCTGGTGCTGGAAGCGCTGGTCGAGGCAGGCCAGCACGAACAGGATGTCGTCCCGCTCACCGAGCATGTTCGAACGGCGCTGAGGCGACAGATCAGCTTTCGCGTTGCCGACCGCAACAACATCATCTCCGCCTACGTGCTGCAGCGTTCGGCAGAAGATCTCTTGCGCGATGCGGTGCAGAAGACATCGACCGGAGCTTTCCTCAACACGGCGGATGCTGGTGTTCAGGGGCTGGCGGCCGAGATCGAACGCCATCTGTCACGCGCTGCCGCCAGCGTCTCGCCGGTGATCGTGACGGCCGCCGACGTGCGCCGTCACATGCGCGCGCTTCTGGTGCAGAACGGCATCGAATTGCCGGTTCTTTCCTTTCCTGAACTCGCCCCCGAATTCAACGTCCAGCCATTGGCGACGATCTCGGGAAACTCAGGACGATCCAGAACCCCATCGCTGCCATCCGCCGGGGTGCTGGGGGGACAAAACACGGCCGGATGATTTGGGGACGAACAGCAACGGCATCGGGGACCAACGAATGCCGGGAATGCTCGAGAGAGGGACTGCATGCCTAGCCGCCATACCGCGAGAGCCGAACGACGGCGCACCTTTCCGGCCGGGATCAAGATTTCCTGGCTGGTGCTCGCTCTTGCCGTTTTCCTGACTGGTCTTGTTTCGTCGCTGACGGACCTCAAGGCGCAGGAGATTTCAGGAATGCCGGTGCAGCCGACGGTCGACCTGCCCGTCGGCCAGGGGCGTCTGCTGCGCTTCAACGAACCGGTCGAATCCGTATTGATCGCCGACACGACGATCGCCGACCTGCAGGTCGTCTCGCCTGGTGTGGTCTACGTCTTCGGTCTGAAGCCTGGCCTGACCAATCTGATCGCGATCACATCCGATGAACGTATCAAGGCAACGGCCCAGTTTCGTGTGACGGCCGACATCTCTTCGGCCAATCAGGCCAAAAAGGCCATGAGACCGAATTCGGCTACGAACCTTGCCATCTTCGGCAACCGCATCGTGACGACCGGGGAGGCCCGCGGCGTAGATGAAGCAACCGACATGGACAACATCGCCCGGACCTTCTCCCCGACCGAGGAACCGCCGATCAACAACATGACGGTGAAAGGCTC
This genomic window contains:
- a CDS encoding EscD/YscD/HrpQ family type III secretion system periplasmic domain-containing protein, with the protein product MSAHSTQKLEGGAGRLALRALASKATSLTPYKPTTLAVTGGFHSGASLELTEPSYVIGSDSGSDIVLRDPGIASLHARLHRKGNLVEIEAIGGDLELDGGETIRKGQGCRRRLPLGISLGDARLRLTGAEPVKSRWTLSQRPLLAGGVFIAAVFAISVAANGLSIAKTDDKAAKLALADGEVTGSIPGADAEHLAAAQTALIERLGQSGLGTVSVGRSAERLVVSGTIPNAQSSTWTEVRTWFDQKYGQVPLVSNIVVGDAAQPPRLTLQAIWYGERPYVIAGDGTRYHEGAFTNDGWTIKEIGQTALVLTKGGATVALKYQ
- the sctV gene encoding type III secretion system export apparatus subunit SctV, yielding MTLSQRLLYLLGKASQRGDLVIAVLILVAVVMMLIPLPTFLVDALITANIALSVLILLVAFYVSHPLEFSSMPSVILIATLFRLAITITTTRLILLQADAGEIITAFGNFVVGGSIAVGLVVFLIITVAQFIVIARGAERVAEVAARFTLDALPGKQMSIDAELRNGDIDQAEARHLRRQLERESQLFGAMDGAMKFVKGDVIAGIVIILVNLIGGFTVGTLQHGMSIGQAASTYSLLTVGDGLVAQIPALLVAIAAGTMVTRVGGADGTEDLGRQISFQLLRDPRALGLAALIMMGLALVPGFPSLVFVALGIAFGAGAFMIHRNARREDEPAETLPATTVQEPEGVLALDGGARPLLGSSRIIVRLGKALATEVAEPQFRQRTEAMGRKIFEDLGVEIPAIGVDVSETISPRNIRIDLEGVPILEAEIPADRVLVETEASHLELLSLTYEDGAALVGQRKFSWVDRDGVPALEEAQLPYSEPLDIASKWTAHALQLYCGHFVGIQETRKLLSEMETDYADLVRQTAEIVPLQKIADVLRRLVAENVPIRNLRLVLEALVEAGQHEQDVVPLTEHVRTALRRQISFRVADRNNIISAYVLQRSAEDLLRDAVQKTSTGAFLNTADAGVQGLAAEIERHLSRAAASVSPVIVTAADVRRHMRALLVQNGIELPVLSFPELAPEFNVQPLATISGNSGRSRTPSLPSAGVLGGQNTAG